The sequence CACGGGGCCAGCAGGGTTTCTGTGGAGCCTGTGGaaggccctgccctctcccctgcctgaACCCCTCTTTCCTCTCAGCGCAGACttgctccctcagcctggcgctTGGCCTCACTTATAGCACCTTCTTGTCACTACAGGAGCACTGGGCTTGGTGCTGGGACACCCCTTCGACACTGTGAAGGTGAGTGTAGGGGAGGCGCCCGAGGAGGGAAAGAGGGCGCCCGGACCGAAGGGCAGGCTGCcccgagggcagggcctggctgacaggctccttcctgcctctgctgcccctCGGGCGTCCCGCTGTCCGTCCTTCCGTCCAGGTGCGGCTACAGACCCAGAGCACCTACCGAGGCATCGTCGACTGTATGGTGAAGACTTACCGCCATGAGTCGGTGGgtggcctgctcccctggggctTTGGGGTGGGAGGCGTCTGAGCGTCGGTAccggctccctcctcccaggcggGCTCTGCCCTTGGGAGAGAGAAGACCAGAGAACTTACTCCCACAGTAAGCCTGGGGCTGCCGCTGGGGCTGGGTGGTGGCTTCGCACCTGCGCCGGGCTCAGTGTGGTTCCAGCCGGCGGAGGCCTGGCCGGGCGGGGAAGGGCAAAGGGGAGGCCCgggccccccacccaccccagtgcgtcctcccctgcaggtcctGGGCTTCTTCAAGGGCATGAGCTTCCCCATCGCCAGCATAGCCGTGGTCAACTCGGTCCTGTTCGGGGTCTACAGCAACGCCCTGCTGGCGCTCACGGCCACCTCCCACCACGAGCGGCGCCTCCAGCCGCCCAGCTACACGCACGTCTTCATAGCCGGCTGCACCGGGGGCTTCCTCCAGGTCAGGGCGCGGGGGcatgcgcacacgcacacgcacaggcacacgcacatgcgggggcagaggtgggcagttCGGTCTTGCCCCACCCAGCCCCATCTgcggacccacagctgcaggccATGGCTGTCCCCCCAGAATGTGAGAGGCGGAGGGGAAATGGCAGCTCCTGCTGCTCCCAGCGGCCTGGCCTGGCTGAGCGGGCCTCCCACCCTGCAGGCCTGGAGCACGGGTGCAGAACAGAGGGGGCCAAAGCCGAGAGAGCtcaggggggtgggcgggggagatGGTGCCGAGAGGACACCATAGAGCAGCCGACGCCCCACTCTGAGGTGGACAGGGCTTGCCCACCCCCAGGGGGGTCTgccagcctcagagctgcagGGAGGGTGTCTCCAAGGggagccccgccctgccctgctccgcccctgtgcctgcagcctgggcggTTGGGATCACCGGGCCCCAGGCCACAGGTCCCGCTGGGAGAGGTCCCGGAATTAATCATTAAGTAACCCCAATCATTTGTTTTCGGTCTTTGTTCTCAGCACTTAAGTACCTGGGCCtttgaggggtggggtggggggaagaggggccTCCAGGCACCCAGGGGAACCCCAGCTGAATGGGGGTTCCGAGCACAGAGGCAGAGGATGTGTGCCTGCCCCCGCCCACACCCGCCAGGCGCCTCAGGTCACCCTCTAGTTGGCATCTGCCTTGAGGCTCCTGACAGACTCACAGGCAGAGAGCAAGGACAAGGAACAGGCCGCGGGCTCACTAAGGTGAATTAATAACTCATGAGACCCCCAAAGGGCCTGGCTTTTCTCCTGCCCCTCTTTGCAGGGCGCATGCCTGCATATTTCCCACGCTCGGAGACCTGGCACCCCCAGAAACAAGGAAGAGGCTCCAGGCCAAGCAGCTTGATCTAGGCCCAGTCAGCCCCAGCGCCTGAGCCAGCCTCCCCCCAGCTCTTTGGAAAGTAGAACAGATAAcagtcctgggctgggggtggcgaTGGGGACTGGGTCCGGGGACCGACCGGAGCCGCTGGCTCTGGAGCCTCTGACTTCAGTTTGGGGGCAGAAAGTGTGTCttgtgtggaggtgggagggaggctgggcaggaCTTGGGTTAGCACAGGGCAGACTGACAACCTCTGCTGGGCACGAGAGTTGCTGTGGGCTGGCCAAGGCTGACCCCGTCACACAGTGGGGGCAGCAGAGCCTGATGTCCCCACTGTCCCTGTCGGCGTGGGATGGGGAGGGTGGGCCCTACCTGCCACCCTACCTGAGGCCCAGACATCCCCTCAGCTTCTGGAGCCGAGGGCTCAGGAGCCTGCAACATCAGGGCCCCTCTCGCAGGGGAGGAAGCCGGCCAACTTGGCCTCTACCCTCTAAAGATCATTGCCAGAGCCTTCGCCAGTCTCCTCTGGCATCAGCCAtctccaggctgagggactgagggACTGAGGGACTGAGCCCTCGcaccttccacacacacacacacacacacacacacacacacacactcatgtcgCCCCCAAATGCTGCGCTAACCTCGCTATGGCCTCGATTCTCTCCTCGCTGATCTCGACCTGGTTGACTCCCTcacaccccagcccctcccccaaccacccTCCATGTCCTCCCAGCACCCACCTAGGTGCCAATACCACCCCGACTCTGAGTTCCGGGTGCCTCAGCCAGTGATAAGAGCTCTAGGACCTACAGACGCATGGCCACCCCCCTGCTGTTGGGCACCAGTAGCTGAGGGTGTGCGAGAGGCCGGAAGGGCTGGCCCAGCGCTTGCCCCCTGAGAGGTGTGCCCAGGAGCTGGGGGCTGAGACCCCAGCACTAACTCGGTCACCTACTTACCCTGTGTGTGGGCGCAGACTGCACCCTTTCTTCAGACCCAGTCACTGCTCAGTTCTGGGTTCGGGGAGCACCCCTGGCCCATCCCCAGCTTTGAGCATGAGAAGCTGAGCGCTGGCAGCGGGAGGTCCTGTGGGAAGAtgccccctgccttcctcctcctcctcagcacaAGCTGGCCCCGCCCGGGCCTTCACCCTTCTTTCCCTGCAGGCCTACTGCTTGGCCCCTTTTGACCTCATCAAAGTTCGGCTACAAAACCAGACAGAGCCAAGGGCGCGGCAGGGGGGGCCCCCACCCCGGTACCGGGGGCCCGTGCACTGTGCGGCCTCCATcttccaggaggaggggccgcggGGGCTGTTCCGGGGAGCCTGGGCTCTGacgctgagggacacccccacactgggcatcTACTTCGTCAGCTATGAATGGCTCTGTCGCCAAGCCACGCCAGGCGGCCAGAACCCCAGTaagtgaggggctgtgagggggggggcagaggagTGAGGTGGGGAGCTGGTCCggcgaggaggaggggggagacgAGGGCAGGCGAGGGTGCTCCTGGGTCTGACCCTGCCCCGGCCTCCCGCGACCCCAGGCTCAACCACAGTGCTGGTGGCAGGGGGCTTCGCCGGCATCACCTCCTGGGTGACCGCCACCCCCTTGGACGTGATCAAGTCGCGGATGCAGATGGCCGGGCTGGAGCGCAGGGAGTACCAGGGGCTGCTGGACTGCATGGTGAGCAGCGCCCGGCAGGAAGGCCTGGGCGTCTTCTTCCGGGGGCTGACCATCAACAGTGCCCGCGCCTTTCCGGTCAACGCCGTCACCTTCCTCAGCTACGAGTACCTCCTCCACCTGTGGGGATGAGGCTGCACAGGCGCTGCCGCAGCTCCCAGGTGGGACGGACCGCCACCCGCCTGCCCAGGTCGGAGGCCAAGTGGAAAGCACCAGGGTGAGATTTCAATGCGAGAGTCTCAGCCTTCCTGTCGAGGCACCTCCCGGCCTGGAAGGTGCAGATGGGCTGGGAGGTGGTGAggagcaggccccgcccctgatccTGATTCCTTCGTAAACAGCTACCTTAAGCGGTGGTGCTGGAGACATCCCGGCCACCCTGTGACTTTACCCTCCACCTGCCTGGCTGCTAACTCTCCCCTGGATTCCAGGGCGGTGCCCTCAGCCGCCTCCCACCCATCTCCTTTCCTACCTCTTCCCCCTGACTCAAGTGTGGCCTTTCCACCGCCTGCTGTCCACATCCTTCAGTgactcccaccccctccagggAAAAGCCCGAACTCCACCCCTCCTGATGGGGCACCTCCCTCCACCAGCTCTCCTCTCCCTCAGCAGCTTCGGCAGCCTAGCCCTGCCCCAGCACAAGCTGTGCCCCTCATCACCCCCAGCCTGGAAGGTCTAGTCCCTCCCGGCCAACACTGGGCATTGCCAAGGGGTGACTCCATCATCCCTCTGGCCGGGCCCCTCCCGAACCCAGACTGAGCCCTGTCTCCTGGTCCCTCCTCGGCTCCCCAGGCTGACTTTGGGTCTGCAGATCACCTTGACCACAGCCCCAACTGTGTCCTGGTGGCCGATTGACTTCTCAGCTTCCCCAGTAAACGGGGAGCTCCTCGAGGCAGGGGTCGCACATCTGATCATTTCCCAGCTCGGAGCCTGTGCTCAGAGCAGCCCGGTAAATGGCTGCTGAAGGCAGTGGCATTGCGCTAACTCCAAGCACCCCACTTGCTTCCAtggtcctgccccccaacccccgccccgccagcccctCACTGAGAGCTGTGAGTGTGCCAGCAGCAGGGTGCCTGCCTAGCCTTTCCCATCCGTGGCACAAGCTTTCTTTACTTATCTCAGTTGCCCAGTGGGCATGAAAACTGGCAGAGGGTTCATTTAACTGGCAATAAAGCTAGCAGGGTTTGTACCCACTAATCTGTCTGAGATCAACCTGGGCCCCCCTCGTGGTGACCTGAATGCCGGGATCCCTGCCCTTTCCCGTGCGCTGCCTAGAAAGACAATCCAGGGCTCGAACCACCGTGACAGAGGTGGCCTCGGCTCAGACACTAGGTAACTCGTCCCAGGCTGCACAGCTGGTGCGTCGCCTCACACAGCTTCCTGGATGCATCTCCAGAGCATCCAGAGCTCGGTTACTCTCCACCCTGCTCTCCCTGGGCACTATGACAGTCTCCCCTGAGTCACCTAAGTTCAAGTCCTCCTGGTGGGCCTGCCAGCATCAGCCCTGACAGGTGCTGATCGGAGCTGTCCTTCACCAGGTGGTGGCTCGCAGACTGCAAGTcattctccctcctcccatcgCCATAGCACGGCCACGGGGCATGTGGCCACTGAGCCCGGCCGTGTCCCAACCTCCCTTGCAGCTTGGTGGGGCCTGTGCGTGGTTCTTGCTAGAGGAATGGTGACGCGTGCACCTTGCCCCTCACTTGCTTACAAGGCAGTTCCTCCCTGTCGGTGGCCCTGGAAGGACTGCTGAGGGTGCAGGAGGCGCCCCACTGGCCCGGAACCAGGGGGACTGCTTAGCCTTCACGCCGCCTCACACAGTGGGTGAGGGCCTGCAGTTCCGTGGTCGGTGGTCCCAGTGTGGCCCGGGAGCAGTGGCATCGGTCCTCCGGGAGTCGGTTAGAATGACTCCCAGCCCCACCCGGGCCTGGCGGAAGCAGAAGCTGAGGTTGGGCGCAGGAGCCTGTGTTGGGAGACACTCTCCCGTGACTTCACACACGTAACGGTGTCTGGCTGCTCCTAACAGCAGAAGCGTGCTGCCCTTTCAAGTTGTGAGTCGGGAGTGACCTGAACTGGTGCTGGCGGCCTCCACTCCCCCAGCCTCAGGGAGCCTCTTCCCGGGATGGACAAGGGGGTCTGCCTGAGCCAGCACTGCCCTTCCTGGGCCTGTTTCCCCCAAAATCCCTTCTGGCTGGTCAGCCTGTGGGTCCGGTGGCCGTGCAGCACCGCCGCGGTGCCAGAGACTTGGGGCACGACAGTCATGGGAAGACCTCAGGGAAGTCTGAGGCTGGGAGGGACCCAAGAGCATGTGAAAGAGGAGGTGGCTCTTATAACCCAGGCCAGGGGACAGGAgttcctggccgggtggctcagttggttagagcatcatccggTTACACCAGGGTggtgagtttgatccctggtcagggcacatacaagagtcaaccaatgaatggataaataagtggaacgacaaagtcgatgtttctctctctccctccctaaacAATcaataagtacatttttaaaaattaagaaaaataaaaaaagaagagacaagAGGTCAGGGTAGTCCTCTGAAGTTTGCCATCTCTCACCACATTACCAGTTAGCAAGAGAATAAGATATTAAAATCCTTGTGTatgattttctaaaaatgaaatccTTTTTGGGGTATTAATTTCACCCATAAGCCTGCCTTTGCACTTCCGTTTTCCTTCTCTGGTTTGCTCCAGCAGGGTCTCATAATATGCACATTAAATTCCTTCAGGAATTAACAGATGTTATTAGAGatcatcattattcttttttagattaatatgtttttattgatttcagagagaggaaggaagagagatagaaacatcagtgatgagagaatcaccgattggctgcctcctcacgcTCCCCTCAGGGGATCGAGTCCTGGGGACCTccgggttcatgggtcaatgctcagccactgagccacgccagctgggtggTCATCATTATTCTTGAGACTCATTCAGGTAGAAGGAACCCCTAAGAATTAGGACATAGTCGATGAACTGCTTTGAGGCTGAAAATGGGGGTGGTGCCTGAGGGACACATGTAAAGGGCTTATAACTTGGCAAACACGTAGGAGAAATTGCAGGAGACTAACTTATGCGTATCGTGACAATGAGGCTCCACGTGCAGGTAAAGGGGGAATGACAGGGTGAAGATGGTTCTAGTATCAGTCACTATCGCCAGACTCACTGAACAGCAGAGTTTAGCTTTAGTTTCTTTAAGGGGAGTCACTCTTAGCCTGGCCgacatggctcaggggttgagtgtcgacctatgaatgaggtcatggtttgatttccagtcagggctcatgcctgggttgtgggcttggtccccagtagggggcatgcaggaggcagcccatccatgattctctctcatcattgatgtttctatctctctctccctttcccttcctctctgaaaacaacaaaaaaatattttttttaaaaaaagaggagtcACCACTGTCCTGAGCTCCAGGCACACACTGCCACCTCTGGTCACAGATCCCTGAGCATCCACCCAAAGgcgcctgctcctgctgccgtgCTCTGTGGCAGAGGGAAGCCTTCAGGCCCCACTTCTCAAGGaagctctccctcccctctcctcctgcttCAAAGGAGCCTCCAACTCTTGTTAACCTGAAGTTTTCTAGGACTCACTCCCTTCTTTCCAATCCTAACAAGGGCATATTTCAGGAATACTGTGGGCGTGGTTCCAGACCTCTGAAATACAGTGAATATTGCAATAAAGCAAATCACATGAggtttttggtttcccagtgcatataaaagttgtTTTTGCATAATACTGTAGTCTATTGTGTGAAATAGCATCATGCCTAAAAACCAATACACATGCCCTACTTTTAAAACACCTGATCCCACCGCTGCCACCAAAAAAACCATATTGCTAAAAAAATGCTGActatcatctgagccttcagcaagtcataatctttttgtcggtggagggtcttaccttcaatttgtaagaaGTGCAACATCCGTGAAAGGCAATAAAGCCAGGTGTGCCTGTACTACAGCCCTGCTCCTGTCCTGAATCTGGACAATAACTCACCTTTTTCAAATGCAATTTTGATCAAGTTACCCTACCCCTTTGTCCCCCTTGATAGCTTCCTGTTATTCTGAGCAATCTGGGCAAGCTCCTTCCACAGTCCACAAGACTCTGAGCATTCACCTTCTCTTGGTGGTTTAGCATACAAGGATCTTGAGGTTTTCCAGAGATGAAGTgcaaccaatttaaaaaattcccacAACAAAAATGTGCAGACCCACAGGGGAAAAATTCCCACAACAAAAATGTCCAGACCCACAGGGGAAAAAT is a genomic window of Myotis daubentonii chromosome 9, mMyoDau2.1, whole genome shotgun sequence containing:
- the SLC25A45 gene encoding solute carrier family 25 member 45 isoform X6, whose product is MPVEEFVAGWISGETSFLLLSHPPSGGSLPGEGALGLVLGHPFDTVKVRLQTQSTYRGIVDCMVKTYRHESVLGFFKGMSFPIASIAVVNSVLFGVYSNALLALTATSHHERRLQPPSYTHVFIAGCTGGFLQAYCLAPFDLIKVRLQNQTEPRARQGGPPPRYRGPVHCAASIFQEEGPRGLFRGAWALTLRDTPTLGIYFVSYEWLCRQATPGGQNPSSTTVLVAGGFAGITSWVTATPLDVIKSRMQMAGLERREYQGLLDCMVSSARQEGLGVFFRGLTINSARAFPVNAVTFLSYEYLLHLWG
- the SLC25A45 gene encoding solute carrier family 25 member 45 isoform X7 is translated as MPVEEFVAGWISGALGLVLGHPFDTVKVRLQTQSTYRGIVDCMVKTYRHESVLGFFKGMSFPIASIAVVNSVLFGVYSNALLALTATSHHERRLQPPSYTHVFIAGCTGGFLQAYCLAPFDLIKVRLQNQTEPRARQGGPPPRYRGPVHCAASIFQEEGPRGLFRGAWALTLRDTPTLGIYFVSYEWLCRQATPGGQNPSSTTVLVAGGFAGITSWVTATPLDVIKSRMQMAGLERREYQGLLDCMVSSARQEGLGVFFRGLTINSARAFPVNAVTFLSYEYLLHLWG
- the SLC25A45 gene encoding solute carrier family 25 member 45 isoform X4, which gives rise to MPVEEFVAGWISGETSFLLLSHPPSGGSLPGEGALGLVLGHPFDTVKVRLQTQSTYRGIVDCMVKTYRHESAYCLAPFDLIKVRLQNQTEPRARQGGPPPRYRGPVHCAASIFQEEGPRGLFRGAWALTLRDTPTLGIYFVSYEWLCRQATPGGQNPSSTTVLVAGGFAGITSWVTATPLDVIKSRMQMAGLERREYQGLLDCMVSSARQEGLGVFFRGLTINSARAFPVNAVTFLSYEYLLHLWG
- the SLC25A45 gene encoding solute carrier family 25 member 45 isoform X2, producing the protein MPVEEFVAGWISGETSFLLLSHPPSGGSLPGEGALGLVLGHPFDTVKVRLQTQSTYRGIVDCMVKTYRHESVLGFFKGMSFPIASIAVVNSVLFGVYSNALLALTATSHHERRLQPPSYTHVFIAGCTGGFLQAYCLAPFDLIKVRLQNQTEPRARQGGPPPRYRGPVHCAASIFQEEGPRGLFRGAWALTLRDTPTLGIYFVSYEWLCRQATPGGQNPTTSTSSTCGDEAAQALPQLPGGTDRHPPAQVGGQVESTRVRFQCESLSLPVEAPPGLEGADGLGGGEEQAPPLILIPS
- the SLC25A45 gene encoding solute carrier family 25 member 45 isoform X1, yielding MPVEEFVAGWISGETSFLLLSHPPSGGSLPGEGALGLVLGHPFDTVKVRLQTQSTYRGIVDCMVKTYRHESVLGFFKGMSFPIASIAVVNSVLFGVYSNALLALTATSHHERRLQPPSYTHVFIAGCTGGFLQAYCLAPFDLIKVRLQNQTEPRARQGGPPPRYRGPVHCAASIFQEEGPRGLFRGAWALTLRDTPTLGIYFVSYEWLCRQATPGGQNPSSTTVLVAGGFAGITSWVTATPLDVIKSRMQMAGLERREYQGLLDCMLRVPPPPVGMRLHRRCRSSQVGRTATRLPRSEAKWKAPG
- the SLC25A45 gene encoding solute carrier family 25 member 45 isoform X5, with protein sequence MPVEEFVAGWISGALGLVLGHPFDTVKVRLQTQSTYRGIVDCMVKTYRHESAYCLAPFDLIKVRLQNQTEPRARQGGPPPRYRGPVHCAASIFQEEGPRGLFRGAWALTLRDTPTLGIYFVSYEWLCRQATPGGQNPSSTTVLVAGGFAGITSWVTATPLDVIKSRMQMAGLERREYQGLLDCMVSSARQEGLGVFFRGLTINSARAFPVNAVTFLSYEYLLHLWG
- the SLC25A45 gene encoding solute carrier family 25 member 45 isoform X3; the protein is MVKTYRHESVLGFFKGMSFPIASIAVVNSVLFGVYSNALLALTATSHHERRLQPPSYTHVFIAGCTGGFLQAYCLAPFDLIKVRLQNQTEPRARQGGPPPRYRGPVHCAASIFQEEGPRGLFRGAWALTLRDTPTLGIYFVSYEWLCRQATPGGQNPSSTTVLVAGGFAGITSWVTATPLDVIKSRMQMAGLERREYQGLLDCMVSSARQEGLGVFFRGLTINSARAFPVNAVTFLSYEYLLHLWG